Genomic window (Oncorhynchus mykiss isolate Arlee chromosome 28, USDA_OmykA_1.1, whole genome shotgun sequence):
ACTTGCCCAAAGTGAAGCAATAAGGCGCAATAAAAATCACACAATACCCTTTAATACTTACCTATAATCCATGTTAGGCTACTATATAATAAAACGGTAGGCCTGCCTGAACTTTTGGATTGAGAATCTCCACGTGCACCTGTGAACGGACTTCAAATGGCAAAAGGTTTTCTGGGCCACATTCCGTTGCAGACAGAAATGTCACGAATAGCGACGACGTGATTCCTTATCGAACATgtcagaggcatgtttgttcGACATAGCATATATATTTCGGGAACTTTACAAAACGTGTAATCTGGTGGTGGAACGAGGAACAAGGCATAGAAGTACAGCATATGATCTTTTACCAAAGATGTAGTTTATACTGCACACTAGGTTACACCAAAGTGGGTCAGTAGATGTTCTAGTATTCTTGCTGCTTTACCTCTGCATCAAAGCTGCCTTGTATTGTGGTAATATTCTCAGACGATTGTGTAGTGCACTGGGTAACACTTTACTATAAGGTACCCTTTAATGGGGGGTCATTTCTAGACAGACATTAACAAACAACTTTGGTGCTTGTGAATGACTGGGTTTACATACGGCTGACCCTTTTCAACAGTGTTACCATGCATGCTTTGGTGGACTACTGTGCCCAGAGAGGGGTAAGCACGAGAATAAATTACACCATGGTGTTGTCCCAAACCTTTATTGCAGCCCCTCAACAGAACATTTACAGAAACTGTGACAGTCATCCAACCCTGCATACAGGATGCATTTTCACAATCATTTAAAAACCTTTTAGCCTGTACAGCAGGATACTACGTAAACCTCTGACATGTTTTTCTGTGTGTGAACTTCTGTTCATATGTGAACTGCAATTTGAGATTGTAGTGATGTTTTCTGTTATTGCTAGTTGTGCAATGGCTTCCCCTTGGAGTTAATCAAGTCTGTTCTGaacagcagtgcccacctttcaCGTATGGCTTTCAAAAAAGTTGAACACTTTCTTTAAAATTCAGAAAAATAGTTTTGATCCTAGaaagtgtatttttatttaaaaatctAGAACAGATCTCGTAAAGTTTTgtataatgtaaaattaacaccACGTTAAAAATTCACATCAACTTCAAAAGTGTTAGGGAATAGAAAAATACCCATTAGTGTTATAGAAAAAAGACAAAATATGTACTAAAAACTATATTGCAACCACTTGACTTGTTTTATATGTCAAAACAAACCGTCCACCCCCCAGAAAAGATTTGCATTGCAGCATTTCCTACAGTCCATCACATTAAATCAGCATCATATCATCTGGCCCCTTAATACCACAATGCACAGAAAACTGCTACAATggaaagatttaaaaaataaaacacaccaATTTGAATTCACAGAAACATTACGGAGGAGTTTGAACACAGACTAAACACGTAACTCCTTCAAAATAATAAACATGATCTTAACCCTCCAGCCTCAAGTCCAGATCACGAGCTAGCATTGTCCTTGTAGTAAAAACAACAATGACAACCTTAATGACAATAACGTCAATAGTAAATGCTAGCCAAATTCGAGTTGGGTGTGGTTAGGATATTAGTTAACAGGTTACACAGTCACGTTCCATTCTAGACGTACTACAGCATTTCTCTTTGAGCAGTTGGTTACAGCTGGTTTTAGGGGCTTGTTGACGCAGACTTTTTTGTTTAAGTGTATTGAATTATGAATTTGGATGAATCAGATTCCTGttggaccaggtgtgtgtgtgtgtggcagacctATTGGGAGGACCTGGGACACACACTGCACAGCAGTCAGGAGTGCCTGTTTCACCAGGAGACTGGGTGGGGTTGTGTCAGACCGTTAGCCCAGAGCAGCTACATCCACACTCAGCTAAACCTAAGAGTTACGACCATATACTTGGACACCCTGCCCTTCCCTCATCTCCCTGTGTTGTTTTTGTATCTGTTTTTCCCAGAACAAAATAACATATGCCAACATATCTTCCATTTGGAGAGTTTACTTCCAACCGAAATACTGTCCAAAAGTGACAAAAGAAAGtttcaataaaataaaactcGCATTGCTGGAAAATAAATGTGTTCCCATAGATCCTAAGAAATACAAAAAGATGTTCACTTGTTGTGGCTCGAGGCCTGAGTGAGTCAAAAACACTTTCAGTACTTAAGAAATATCAGAGTGAGAGGTACTAGGAGTTGGAACAAACAAAAATGAAATGAGGAAGAGTCTCAAACACATCTTAATGAGAACTACGGCTAATAGGGATTGTTTTCCAAAGCGATATGTCTACAGACACACagtcgcacgcacacacaaaacatCTACACACATTCTCAGTCATACACactaaagcacacacacactcgcccaACACGTCACCTGACTTGTCCGAGTTTACCTTCCACGTGTAGTAGACTCACTACATACTGGTAATACAAAACTTAGAGTGAAATTGCCACGAAAGATCAGTGCAGCTTTGCATAATACCTTCAcgcttaacaaaaaaaacataaaaaatgttGAAGTTCTGACCCACGATTCAACAGGGTGAAAGCACACTGCTGAACTCGGTTCAGACATGTGAAGATCTTTCACTAGCAAAGCAACACGTGCCTCTGCTTGTTATACACAGGAAAGGAAAAACAACCTACAACTCACATGATCACATGATACTTTCCATTACAGGAAATGGGAATTCTTTAAACTAAAAAACGTGGAAACAAAGTAGAAcagaaaagaaaacaaaaaggcaAGAGAGAAAAACAACATACTAATCAAACAAGTAATGGAACAGTGAGATTTTACACTAATGGAAGAAAAACGTAattctgagtgtgtgagtgaaaaAACGGAGACAACGCTACTCTTTCTCTGGAGGTGGGGAAGCACGGCTGCACGTGCTCAGTGGGCTGGTCCTCGCTCCGTCTTACTGCGCTGAGACCGCAGGCTCTACCTTTCTATGGGAAGAAGATAGTGAGGTCAGTAAGTGACAGTGActgaggacaacagcagaattcAAATCAAAGTTATCATTCAATTTAGTTCATATTTCAATTACAATCTTGTAGAGAAAATATTGAGACAACATAATGTACTAATACAATGTATATGATTACTACATCATTACTACAAAATGACAGCACAATAATTTTGATAAAAACAGAATTGATGCCCTCCATTTCAGTTCTACTCACATCATAAGTAATCTTGCAATAAGTTGTTTAATAGGATCAATAAATCCCCTTAAACAATATGAAAATATGTCAAATGAGTGGAATTGCCCAAGCCATTTTATAAACTGTTTCATAAACCAGCCTCAAGGGGGAGCTACAGCCTACACTACAAATAGCTGCACTGGCCTCCATTACACACCACAAGGAAGAGTTAGGGGAAAGCCTAaacgggatccttgggacatcccacCTGATGTAAGtaaccccattgaagttgaaatttACGAGTTAAGTTTAAGTAAGGGTCAGGGTAAGGATCACGGCTAGCACTAGCTGAGAGTTAAGTCCTTTGAACAAAACCTATCTTGATAGGATTAATCCACTGACCAATAATTGCAGTCAACATTGCTTACACAAAGTCCATATTAAGcttcaacacaacacaataaaacCATAACGCCAAATAGTGTGACCAATCTGTCTTCTCTTTGGCAGGACGTGCCATAAGGCCTACACATTATAGACAACACTACCTATTGATCAAGCGTTTCCTACCTGGCATGGGCTTCGAAGTCAGGAAAATCTTATCgtacaatatacacagacaggcTATTTTTTGTCTGCTGTGGAAACAAGTCCAAAGGTCAGACTCACTGGAAAAGCTGGGTTTCTAGGGACACGTTTTCTTAGATAGCATGATacaatactgtattatactgtactgctGATTAATATCCAAAGGGAAAACTATCTATTAAACAATGATTATGTACTCAGTATAGTAGGGCTACATCCAGCTGGAAAATGTAGATTCTGTGAAATGTTGATTCTTAGTTCAAGTTTACCTGTTGGTGCATCTTCAATCTGTTCTTCTACTTCGGTATGCTCTTCTGTAGAAACAAAACAAACCACAGCTGGAACTAAAAGACAGCTTCAACAGTCTTGAGTACACTACAGAGCAGAAAGCCATGCTTTCAGAGAACAGGACCAATGGCCACTATGAAAGAatacaacacagagagaagagctgtTCCTAGTTAGGACACTGGACTGAGTTATCTTAGCACCAACCTGTGAACTCCTCAAATGGCTCATCAAATTCATCTACCTCCTCTGCAACAGAAAAGCAACAGTTGCAGTTAgttgagggagagacagagacagaaagagagagagacatacagacacacagagagagagacgcagagacacagagagaaagagagacagagagagagacatacagacacacagagagacagagacacagagagagagacgcagagacacagagagacagagacacagagagacagagacagacacagaaagaaagagacacagagagagacgcagagacacagagagacagagagacagacagagagaaagagacagagagagagagacgcagagacacagagagaaagagagacagagagacatacagacacacagagagacagagacacagagagagagacgcagagacacagagagacagagacagacacagaaagagacacagagagagacgcagagacacagagagacagacagagagaaagagacagagagagagacgcagagacacagagagaaagagacacagagagaaagagacagacacagagagagacgcagagacacagagagaaagagacagagagacgcagacacagagaaagagacagagagaaagagacacagagagacagagagaaagagacacagagagagacgcagagagaaagagacacagagagaaagagacacagagagaaagagacagagagagacgcagagacagaaagagacacagagagaaagagacacagagagaaagagacacagagagaaagagacagagagaaagagacacagagagaaagagacacagaaagagagacgcagagagaaagagacacagagagagagacgcagacacacagagaaagagacacagagagagacacagagagagacacagagagagacagagacagagagagaaaaagacacagagagggacacagagagaggcacagagagagagaaagacacagagataaagacacacagagaaaaagacacacagagagaaagagagcactgAAGAAAGAATGAAAGTAAATTACATTCACGGTTGCAACATCTGGAGGTACagctgaagttggaagtttacatacacttaggttggagtcattaaaactcgtttttcaaccactccacaaacttcttgttaacaaactacagttttggcaagtctgttaggacattactttgtgcatgacacaagtcatttttcaaacaattgtttacagacagattatttcacttataattcactgtatcacaattccagtgcgtcagaagtttacatatactaagttgactgtgcctttaaacagcttggaaaattccagaaaatgatgtcatggctttagaagcttctgataggcttgaCATCAATGGAAAATCAAAcaaaatctgccaagacctcagaaaaaatattgtagacctccacaagtctggttcagcaaggaagaagccactgctccaaaaccgccataaaaaaaccagactacggtttgcaactgcacatggggacaaagattgtactttttggagaaatttcctcttgtctgatgaaacaaaaatagaactgtttggccataatgaccatcgttatgtttggaggaaaaagggggatgcttgcaagccgaagaacaccatcccacccgtgaagcacgggggtggcagcatcatgttgtgggggtgctttgctgtaagagggactggtgcacttcacaaaatagatggcatcatgaggatggacaattatgtggatatattgaagcaacatctcaagacatcagtcaggaagttaaagcttggttgcaaatgggtcttccaaatggacaatgaccccaagcatacttccacagttgtggaaaaatggcttaaggacaacaaagtcaaggtattggagtggccatcacaaagccctggcctcaatcctgtagaaaatttgtgggcagaactgaaaaagcgtgtgcgagcaaggaggcctacaaacctgactcagttacaccagctctgtcaggaggaatgggccaaaattcacccaacttattgtgggaagtttgtggaaggctacctgaaatgtttgacccaagttaaacaatttaaaggcaatgctaccaaatactaattgagtgtatgtaaacttctgacccactgggaatgtgatgtcagaaataaaagctgaaataaatcattctctctactattattctgacatttcacattcttaaaataaagtggtgatcctaactgacataagacggagaatttttactaggattaaatctcaggaattgtgaaaaactgagtttaaatatatttggctaaggtgtatgtaaacttccgacttcaactgtatatgcttgCATGTGCTCAtatgtagtcacacacacacacacacacacacacacaaacacctacctggaagCTCTTCCTGAAGAGCTTCCTCCTCTTGAGTTTCTTCTGATTCAGCTTCTACTTCCTGTTCAGACTCTTCTTCTtctgctgcttcttcttcttctacctctTCTTTGGGGCAAAGCAACAATAGATATAAGAAAACACCATTATTTTACAAAACACTGATTGAATCTATTATTTTCCAAAAGGTGACATAAGCAATAAAAACGGACAGGAGACGTTGAGTGCCCTTTTCACTACCCCAAGATGAGATGTGAGAAGGGCCTGTGCATGATCTCTCTACATACATGTAGCTATTCTCAGCAGATAATGTGTCATACACTTCAGCAATGCAGTACCTGGCGTTCAACACTGCTCGTTCTGAGAGCAGTGTGAAGAAAAATGACTCGTCAGCACTTGAAAGGATTTTTGGTTCAATACTTTTTAGACCCAGATTAAGCCTACCTGGAATAAAAACCTATTGTTCTGTTCTGGATTATCTTTCCTTACCCTCTTCTGCTAGTGCTGCCTCCTCTTCCAATGTCTCCTCTGCAGCTGGCTCCTTCTCCACAGCTTCCTCGTCAACTGGTGCAGCCTCTTCTTCTGCGGGGTTGGCCTCTTCCTCAACAGCCTGTTCCACGGCAGCGACTTCCCAATCAACTGGGACGGCTTCCTCTTCAACGGGtgcatcctcttcctcctcaggtgTGGCCTCTTCATCAACCACCTCCTCAACAGGTTCATCTTCTTCATCCTCAGGTGCGGCTTCCTCCTTGACTGGGGCGGCTTCCTctacaacctcttcctcaacgggGGCAGCCTCTTCCTCGAAGGTCTCTTCTACAGTGGCAACTACCTCCTCCACAGGGGCAGCCTCTTCTTCAACTGGTACGGCCTCCTCaataacctcctcctcctcctcatcctctggcTCATCCTCCAGTACTTCGGGCTCTTCCTCGATTTGAGGCTCATCCTCCTCCATTTGAGGCTCATCCTCCTCCATTTGAGGCTCATCCTCCTCGAAGTGAGCAGAATCCTCCTTGAAGGGAAAAGAATGCTCCTCGAAGGGAGAAAAATCATCCTCCAGAACTTCGGGCTCTTCCTCAAAGATTTCAGGCACATCCACCTCAGGCTCTTCCTCCTCAACAACCTCAGGCTCTGGAGGGAAAAGACAGTGTTAAGCAATTTAGCTGATAACGTGGATTTCCTGACAAAGCCAACTAAAGCAAGTTTGAACATGACACTAAGTTATACGAGTCTATGATATTGGTTGACATTTTTTCATTTTAAACTTGACAATTTCAAGCCACAATCCATTCAAACATCTTAGAAAATGTTgtcaggctcacacacacacctggtgggAAAGCAGCAGCTTCCTCTGCTTTGGCGGCCTCGATCACTTCTTCAACAACGTGTTCTGGTGTGGATGAAGCAAGGGGCAGCGGGGAGAGATAAGGGGGCAGAGGGGAACCGTTAAGACCATCCACCTGGTCATTAACTTGAACTAAGGCATTACCTGGCATACTTCATAGTCTTCCTCTAGCACagaacatttcaaatgtcttCCTTGAGACACATTTAAGAAACTGCTAAGTTTGTGTGTCAATAAAGAATAAGAAAGTCAAAAAAGTGTATGCTCCTTTattaaaagctcaaataaatcatgaacctctagacctacagtacagaaacTGCTGACTAAAACCATGGTAGGTATAGCTCTGGTACATTAGCTTGTATTATGTCACAACAGGTACAGGTGTCTAATAGTCTAGTAGGTGAAAGCATCTCGTGTACACAGCAGTGCCAGGTATTTGGAAAAAACTGATTATCAGAGCCAATGGATAAATGGTAGACGAGGCCTATGTCCCCTCAACCAATGACAGCCCCTCTGGGGAAACATGTGTAGACTGGACAGGTGGCAGACATATGGAATAAATAGAGTCTACATGTTTGTACAATGATTTTACTGATTAACTCTTGACATAGATAGCTACAGAAGCACCATGTGGGTGTCTGGTGGTGGACACAGTCCTACTGAGGCCATAGGTTTCATAAAGACCATCCCTTAAGAGCGAGTCAGCCTC
Coding sequences:
- the LOC110508822 gene encoding aspartyl/asparaginyl beta-hydroxylase isoform X10 encodes the protein MEAPIVEPTRVLEPTVVVEQTEEGKAQLASKNGKKPEGAGGSSFFTWFMVLALLGVWTSVAVVYFDLVDYQGTIAKAKDMHSTLSETLQGKLSSYDADGDGDFDVEDAKVLLGLKEKATVDISREGAPEEAPAAPVEEEHVVEEVIEAAKAEEAAAFPPEPEVVEEEEPEVDVPEIFEEEPEVLEDDFSPFEEHSFPFKEDSAHFEEDEPQMEEDEPQMEEDEPQIEEEPEVLEDEPEDEEEEEVIEEAVPVEEEAAPVEEVVATVEETFEEEAAPVEEEVVEEAAPVKEEAAPEDEEDEPVEEVVDEEATPEEEEDAPVEEEAVPVDWEVAAVEQAVEEEANPAEEEAAPVDEEAVEKEPAAEETLEEEAALAEEEEVEEEEAAEEEESEQEVEAESEETQEEEALQEELPEEVDEFDEPFEEFTEEHTEVEEQIEDAPTER
- the LOC110508822 gene encoding aspartyl/asparaginyl beta-hydroxylase isoform X1 encodes the protein MEAPIVEPTRVLEPTVVVEQTEEGKAQLASKNGKKPEGAGGSSFFTWFMVLALLGVWTSVAVVYFDLVDYQGTIAKAKDMHSTLSETLQGKLSSYDADGDGDFDVEDAKVLLDEPRRDRKRARHRVETESPKTKFKKNKATEDEKPRHAAKREAQKGLKEKATVDISREGAPEEAPAAPVEEEHVVEEVIEAAKAEEAAAFPPEPEVVEEEEPEVDVPEIFEEEPEVLEDDFSPFEEHSFPFKEDSAHFEEDEPQMEEDEPQMEEDEPQIEEEPEVLEDEPEDEEEEEVIEEAVPVEEEAAPVEEVVATVEETFEEEAAPVEEEVVEEAAPVKEEAAPEDEEDEPVEEVVDEEATPEEEEDAPVEEEAVPVDWEVAAVEQAVEEEANPAEEEAAPVDEEAVEKEPAAEETLEEEAALAEEEEVEEEEAAEEEESEQEVEAESEETQEEEALQEELPEEVDEFDEPFEEFTEEHTEVEEQIEDAPTER
- the LOC110508822 gene encoding aspartyl/asparaginyl beta-hydroxylase isoform X2, with product MEAPIVEPTRVLEPTVVVEQTEEGKAQLASKNGKKPEGAGGSSFFTWFMVLALLGVWTSVAVVYFDLVDYQGTIAKAKDMHSTLSETLQGKLSSYDADGDGDFDVEDAKVLLDEPRRDRKRARHRVETESPKTKFKKNKATEDEKPRHAAKREAQKGLKEKATVDISREGAPEEAPAAPVEEEHVVEEVIEAAKAEEAAAFPPEPEVVEEEEPEVDVPEIFEEEPEVLEDDFSPFEEHSFPFKEDSAHFEEDEPQMEEDEPQMEEDEPQIEEEPEVLEDEPEDEEEEEVIEEAVPVEEEAAPVEEVVATVEETFEEEAAPVEEEVVEEAAPVKEEAAPEDEEDEPVEEVVDEEATPEEEEDAPVEEEAVPVDWEVAAVEQAVEEEANPAEEEAAPVDEEAVEKEPAAEETLEEEAALAEEEVEEEEAAEEEESEQEVEAESEETQEEEALQEELPEEVDEFDEPFEEFTEEHTEVEEQIEDAPTER